GCTCACGCACCGAAGCGCCCTTGGCGCAGTGCGCGCCCAGGTTGAACGGGCTGTCCCAACCCGGCTCCTGACCGATCCAGGTGCCATTCTGAACTTCCGCTTCCACCGTGCAGCCCACCGAACAGTGGGTACATACCGACTTTTTGCGGACGATTTCGCCACCTTCGGTCGAAGGAGTCGCTGCCTCAACCCGGCCAGATGTCAGCGATAAAGCTGCCATACCACCCACTGCAACCCCGGAGGCCGTTAAAAACTGACGGCGGTCCAGCGTCCTGGCAGCGAGAGATGAAAGTAAAGAGCCTGCACGGGGGCCTTTCGCAACCCCGTTGGTCTTCTTCCGTAACATGTCTCATACCTCTCTCATTATTATTCTCGTTTTACTGGAGATGTGATCATTCAAGAGCATCACGCAACCTTGAACGATTCACGCTTCCTCAAAAACGAGCCGATTCGAAATATTTACGTGTGTGTTCAGTGTCACGCAGTCCGCGGCTTTTCGGCACGTCTGATTTGACGACCTTGGCAGCGGCGTTCGGTGCAACCGCCATTGCAACGGCAGCCGGTGCTGCAGCTGCTGCCATTTGCAGGAAACGGCGACGGCTGTTTTCACGCTTCGGGTTGTCCATAGGACACCTCCCCCTGGGTTAAGGGATCGTTCAGATCCCGGTTACTGAATTGCAAAGGCGTCACCCTCCACAGCCATGAAAGCTCGCCCAAGCGAGCCCACGGGTGCGTAGAAGACGGCGCTTTGCGCTTCTTCCAAATCGGTAAAAAACAATGCCGCCCACTTTGCCAGGTGCGCGTCAAAAAAGGCTTTTTGCGAAGCCAGGTCGCTTTCGCAGGGAAATGCGCCAGTAATGATGCCGGCCATGACTTCACACAGCGTGCCGATGTGATCTTCGGGCTCTTTAACATTGCTGCGGGCTTTGATGCCCCGGGCCCTCAGGTCGGTGCGCAGTTCTGCCAGGGGTTTCTCGTTCAGAAAGCCGGTGAGGTAATAGCTGGCATAGGGTAGGAGCTCACCACGGCCAAGACCCACAAACAGGTTGTTGTACTCCCGCTCGGCATCGTAGGGGTTGGTGCGTTCAGCAAGCGTTGCCAGGTTCTTCGAGGCTGCGCCCAGAGGGGTTTCATCACCCTGAAGGGAAGCCAGCCCGGTTAACAGTTCACTTGAGGGCGGGCCGGCAAGCAGAACCCCCAGCAGTTGATAGATCTGAGCCCTGGCGCGATCTTCTTCGATGATCGAACGCGGGCACTGGATTTCCGCAGTATTGGTCAATTCGTGTTCCTTCTAATTATTATTTGCGGTCTGTCACATTATTCTAATACACCTAAAAGAATAGTGGAGCAACCGCGTTGTTATTCGCTAATAGCCGAAATGCATTCGGTTAATAGTCAAAACGCATCCTTGGCCGGAAGCGTGGCGTCTGGTCCTCATCCGGTTGATCCGGTTCACTTTCGACGTGGTGAGCCACAACGGGCTCTGCCCCGCCGGAGGCTATGTCTGTCTCAACAAACGCACCTGTTTCTGGTTTGTCGGCCACCTTCGGGGGAACAACCGACGTGGAGGGCACCTGCACCGGGCTCTCGGCACGCTCTTCGGCCAGACCTTCGGTCTGCCTGCCGAGCTTTTTGGTTTTATCAATCATGCCTTGCCCCACCTTGTACAGGGACTTTGCACCCTTGACGGTGAGGCCGGCGTCCGTGAAGTCTTCGTCGTAGTCGTTAAGGCCGTCCAGTACCGCAAGTACGGGATTGGATCTCCACAGTGCCCTCAGGGCCTTGCGGCGCAGAAGTTCAGGAATCTCTTTGCGCATAAACCCGGTGATGTCGGTGCCCAGCTCTATGCTTTCCGGATCAGGCAGGCCGTATTTTTCCAGCAGCTCCTGTTCAGGTAGCGCCTCGTTGATGGCAAGCTCCTGCTCCTCCGGTGTCGGTCCGGATTCGGTTGCTGGCAGTGGGGATTGCTCCACCTGTACCTGCTTGCCAGCTTCGGCTTTTTTACGCGCCCAGCGCTGAAGACGTGACTCGGCCATTACTGAATTCTCGGCTTTTTGATATTCCCGGGAGCGCGGAAGACGTCGCTTTCCTGACGAATGCGAGGGTCTCCCTTGGCGTCCTCGACACCGTCGACCCGAAGCTCGTCGCGACGACGTTTCTTGAACGGCTCTTCGATGTAATGCATGTCGATAAATTCTTTGATCCAGGCCGCCAGGGACTCGGGAATCGGAACCGCTTCGACGATGCTTTCACCACTGTCCAGGGCATCCAGAGCTTCATGGGCACTGGCTGTGACCGTGCTGACGACCCATCCAGAGGGGGACTGGCTCGTTATGTCTCTGTCCAGCACAATCCAGACAGAGGGTACCGCCATATTCAGGGAGACCAGATAACCCTCAACATCGGCGCGGAATAATTCCATGGTTACGGTGCCGGCGTGATAATCGACTACCTCACCGTCACGAACCAGCTCTTTCCAGAAGGCTTCCGGCGCTCCCGGAATCACCGCGACTGGCTTCCAGATATACTTCGCCCAGCGGGTCACGCCCGGCGTTCGGCGAACGACTGCGCCGACCTGTAATTCGCGTTTCCACTGATCTGTTCGACGACTCATGGCTTTTCTCTTTTGTTATAGCTTTAACCTAGCAGGGCCGAAACAATTATCCAATTGTCTAAAAGTAAATGCCTGTGGCATGCTCGAAAAGCAAAACCTATGCGTATACGTATAAAAACAACGAACGAGTCAAACTCCTGATGACGGCATACAAGACCCTACTGTTATGTAGCTGTGACAAAACACAGTCTTTCAACCCGGAGGCGCTGCGGAAAGCCGCCTCAGCCGAGCAGGTTATCGCGGTGGATCAGCTGTGCGGCAAAGAGATGAGCATTGCCGCTGAGCATCTGGGCGCCAACAATGAGGTGCTGATTGCCTGTGGCCAGCAGGCCGCCCTGTTCGAGCGCCTTGCCGAAGATGTATACGCCGAGGTTCAGCATTCCGCGCCACTCCATACTATCGATATCCGGGATCGCGCCGGCTGGAGCGCTCCTGACGCCAGGCCCGAACGGCTGCAAGCCAAGCAGGCGGCCCTGATTGCCGCCTCTCAATTGCCAGCGCCCATTGCGCCGGCAAAAACCATTCTGTCCAGCGGCGTGTGTTGCATTGTCGGGCCCACGGAGCAGGCTGTCCGCATGGCGGAACTGGTGCAGGACGAGCTCGGCGTCACCTGCATTGTTACCGATGCCGGACCCATCCAGCTGCCATCCGCTGCTTACGATGTGGCCAAGGGGCAGTTAACGGGAGCCTACGGCGCACTCGGCAATTTCAAACTGGAATTTGCCCACTTGCAAACCCTGCATCCGGCCGGGCGTGGTGAGCTGGGTTACGAAGCAGCAAAGCCCACCGCCCGCAGTGAGTGCGATGTGTTTATCGATCTTCGTGGCGGCGCCCCGGCATTTCCGAGCCATGAAAAGCGTAACGGCTACTTCTGGGCGGACCCGAAAAAGACCGGTGAGCTGGAGCGGATTGCCCTGACGGCCCGGGAGCGGGTGGGGGAATTCGAGAAAACCGTGTATT
This sequence is a window from Marinobacter subterrani. Protein-coding genes within it:
- a CDS encoding twin-arginine translocation signal domain-containing protein, giving the protein MDNPKRENSRRRFLQMAAAAAPAAVAMAVAPNAAAKVVKSDVPKSRGLRDTEHTRKYFESARF
- a CDS encoding TorD/DmsD family molecular chaperone — translated: MTNTAEIQCPRSIIEEDRARAQIYQLLGVLLAGPPSSELLTGLASLQGDETPLGAASKNLATLAERTNPYDAEREYNNLFVGLGRGELLPYASYYLTGFLNEKPLAELRTDLRARGIKARSNVKEPEDHIGTLCEVMAGIITGAFPCESDLASQKAFFDAHLAKWAALFFTDLEEAQSAVFYAPVGSLGRAFMAVEGDAFAIQ
- a CDS encoding DUF3306 domain-containing protein, which produces MAESRLQRWARKKAEAGKQVQVEQSPLPATESGPTPEEQELAINEALPEQELLEKYGLPDPESIELGTDITGFMRKEIPELLRRKALRALWRSNPVLAVLDGLNDYDEDFTDAGLTVKGAKSLYKVGQGMIDKTKKLGRQTEGLAEERAESPVQVPSTSVVPPKVADKPETGAFVETDIASGGAEPVVAHHVESEPDQPDEDQTPRFRPRMRFDY
- a CDS encoding DUF3305 domain-containing protein, translating into MSRRTDQWKRELQVGAVVRRTPGVTRWAKYIWKPVAVIPGAPEAFWKELVRDGEVVDYHAGTVTMELFRADVEGYLVSLNMAVPSVWIVLDRDITSQSPSGWVVSTVTASAHEALDALDSGESIVEAVPIPESLAAWIKEFIDMHYIEEPFKKRRRDELRVDGVEDAKGDPRIRQESDVFRAPGNIKKPRIQ